A genomic segment from Spinacia oleracea cultivar Varoflay chromosome 3, BTI_SOV_V1, whole genome shotgun sequence encodes:
- the LOC110787002 gene encoding putative pentatricopeptide repeat-containing protein At5g52630: MLQQPHPPPISSPPLPSKIPTLCNPFNQSSFEQHYRHLCDLLLSSTRSRALPKGLQIHARILKLGFQSIPLVAHHLINFYSKTQIPTFSRRIFDETSFKVCTTWTSVISAFAQNELPCVALEFFARMLGTGFRPDNHTYPSAIKACAILGRVDVGRSVHGVVVKTGYEGDLFIGSSMVDMYAKCGEIWDARKVFDEMPDRNVVSWTGMIFGYAQLGENEEALRLFKRAVEEGVDVNDFTFSSAVHVCGNSTLLELGKQIHGMCLKKSYDSSGFVGSGLISLYSKCGIIEGAYRVFDEIKTRNVGLWNSMLIACAQHAHSSKVLELFHSMESEGTKPNFITFLSLLYSCSHAGLVKEGRYYFDLMKKYGVEAGNQHYATLVDLLGRAGKLEEALLVIKEMPIKPTESVWGALLTGCRLHGNTELAAYAADKVFELDNVGSGLYVLLCNAYAAAGRLQDAAKVRKMLWDRGIKKVTGLSWLEEGNKVHTFAAGDRSHPKSQEIYKKMEELEDEMERAGYVADTSFVLQQVDDDVKKQTIRYHSERLAIAFALISFPSDRPIRIMKNLRVCGDCHTAIKFMSKCTGRTIIVRDNNRFHRFEHGICSCGDYW; the protein is encoded by the coding sequence ATGCTGCAACAACCCCATCCTCCGCCCATTTCTTCACCGCCACTTCCATCCAAAATCCCTACACTGTGCAACCCTTTCAACCAATCAAGCTTCGAACAACACTACCGCCATCTCTGCGACCTTCTTCTCTCTTCCACCCGCTCTCGGGCGCTACCGAAAGGCCTCCAAATCCATGCCCGTATCCTCAAACTAGGGTTCCAATCAATCCCTCTTGTTGCTCACCATTTGATCAACTTCTATTCAAAAACTCAGATTCCTACCTTTTCCCGTCGAATTTTCGACGAAACCTCTTTTAAGGTTTGCACTACTTGGACCTCAGTTATCTCTGCTTTTGCACAGAATGAGCTCCCTTGCGTTGCTCTTGAGTTCTTTGCGCGGATGCTGGGAACCGGGTTTCGGCCTGATAACCATACGTACCCAAGTGCGATAAAGGCGTGTGCGATCTTGGGGAGGGTTGATGTGGGGCGGTCGGTTCATGGGGTTGTCGTGAAAACTGGGTATGAGGGGGATTTGTTTATCGGGAGCTCTATGGTGGACATGTATGCGAAATGTGGGGAGATTTGGGATGCACGGAAGGTGTTTGACGAAATGCCTGACAGAAATGTAGTGTCTTGGACTGGGATGATCTTTGGGTATGCTCAGTTGGGGGAAAACGAGGAGGCTCTCAGGTTGTTTAAGCGTGCTGTAGAGGAGGGTGTTGATGTTAATGATTTTACATTCTCGAGTGCGGTTCATGTGTGTGGTAATTCAACACTTTTGGAGTTGGggaagcaaattcatggcatgtgTTTGAAGAAGAGTTATGATTCATCAGGTTTCGTTGGAAGTGGTTTGATTTCGTTGTACTCTAAGTGTGGGATCATAGAAGGTGCATATCGTGTATTTGATGAAATAAAGACAAGAAATGTTGGATTATGGAATTCTATGTTGATTGCATGTGCTCAACACGCTCATAGTTCAAAGGTGCTGGAATTGTTTCATAGTATGGAAAGTGAAGGAACAAAGCCTAACTTCATCACCTTCTTGTCTTTGCTTTATTCTTGTAGTCATGCTGGATTGGTTAAGGAAGGGAGGTATTATTTTGATCTGATGAAGAAGTATGGAGTCGAAGCAGGGAACCAGCATTATGCCACCTTAGTTGATTTGCTAGGCCGTGCTGGAAAGTTGGAGGAGGCACTTTTAGTTATTAAGGAGATGCCCATTAAACCAACGGAGTCAGTTTGGGGTGCTCTGTTGACTGGCTGTCGACTACACGGGAACACTGAGTTAGCAGCATATGCTGCAGACAAGGTTTTTGAGTTGGATAATGTGGGTTCTGGCCTATATGTGCTATTATGTAATGCCTATGCAGCAGCTGGGAGACTCCAAGATGCAGCCAAAGTGAGGAAGATGTTATGGGATAGAGGTATTAAGAAGGTAACCGGTTTAAGCTGGCTTGAGGAAGGTAACAAGGTTCACACATTTGCTGCTGGGGATAGATCCCACCCGAAATCCCAAGAGATATATAAGAAAATGGAGGAATTGGAGGATGAAATGGAGCGAGCTGGCTATGTTGCTGACACTAGTTTTGTGTTGCAACAGGTAGATGATGATGTCAAGAAACAAACAATTAGGTATCACAGTGAGAGACTAGCAATCGCTTTTGCGTTAATCAGTTTCCCATCTGACAGGCCTATCCGGATTATGAAAAATTTGCGTGTATGTGGTGATTGTCACACTGCAATCAAGTTTATGTCAAAGTGTACTGGAAGAACTATTATTGTGAGAGACAATAACAGATTCCATAGATTTGAACATGGAATATGCTCATGTGGGGACTACTGGTAA